From Pelotomaculum schinkii, the proteins below share one genomic window:
- a CDS encoding DEAD/DEAH box helicase: MEHPVLDLFHPLIRKWFAEKVGMPTDIQIQAWPRVAKGEHVLITAPTGSGKTLTAFLWALQKLITGDWPGGRVRVLYVSPLKALNNDVRRNLLKPLQELRAYFAGAGELFPPVRVLTRSGDTPQNERQQMLRRPPEILITTPESLNLLLSSKNNRQILNGVETVILDEIHAVLDSKRGTHLITAVDRLVPLAGEFQRIALSATVRPLEPVADFMGGFKARQAGEDYHYEKRPVVILRSAAKKHYHLTVEAIEQNNGGVEEAEQDALWQALAATLTKVVKENTDTLVFCNNRRTVEKLTRYINDAAGEPLVYSHHGSLARELRLAVEHKLKNGELKGIVATNSLELGIDIGELDAVVLVQTPPSLTAAVQRIGRAGHGVGQVSRGILFPISGRDFVEAAVASCSLPGAEIEPVTPVEAPLDVLAQVLLSMTAAQTWDVDELYAFLKTSYPYRNLPRKSYDLLLEMLAGRYADTRLRELKPRIIWDKLDHTVKARDGVARLVYLGGGTIPDRGYYDLRLTDTKAKIGELDEEFVWERSVGETFMLGNQVWRIIRVTHNDVEVVPGDQTINIIPFWRAEEQNRDFFYSEKIGLFLEEADQNLETESFAHRLAAKNTWSAYAVERLIEFLKLQKEATGQPLPHRHHILIEHFADPLNTADSKQVIMHTLWGGKVNRPFAMALAAAWERKFGYPLEIYVGNNSIMLMLPHSFAPQDLFSLVPPQNLENLLRSKLESSGFFGAKFRENAGRALLLPRANFKKRMPLWLNRLRAKKLMAAVISYADFPIMLETWRTCLKDEFDLEMVKQLLDEISDGRIRISETVTHQPSPFASDVIWCQTNKYMYEDDTPFFDQQSGLSRELLKELVYSPHLRPEIPETLVRELDGKLKRTAPGYAPADGEELLLWIKERLFIPADEAASLFAAMEQDHQSTDHSLTMDKVKRTLGGKVAWLHLPGAEQPGLCALEILPRIAAGLGVGFSDLTLRPLLPHAAEQLSAGLSKAAALFKQETTAESGEFRSDTALFVNQWLSYYGPVPRDFVGRRLGLPAKVCAAVLATLLEEECIVADVLTQGAGEKEICDRENLERLFTMARRARRPEFKSLPVTALPLFMATYQGVVEKGTTMEDLQGRLEQLFGYVGQVHLWEEAILPARMEPYYTAWTDSLMQNSDLIWFGCGNKRVGFCLREDLELFPPGEERQEEEDEAQARALFPDPWGKYDFFALSRHTGLPSDDLAQRLWRHVWRGSITNDSFAVLRRGILTKFTPLQVEGNRGFGRRAGYSRWSASRPLQGNWYALPKNEERDPVEREELVKDRIRQLFSRYGVLFRELVQQELPEMQWRRIFRTLRLMEFSGEIYAGHFFEQSTGLQFASPEANRFLRKGLNEESIYWLNAADPASPCGLKLPGLDEDLPASLPTNFVVFHGARLKVSAKRNGKELLIKTGPDDPAIPAYFAFCKTLLTREFNPLKSVVVESINGLPALESPYKKALQGIGFTGEYKSLVLRRQY, translated from the coding sequence ATGGAACACCCGGTTCTCGATCTGTTTCATCCGCTTATCCGCAAATGGTTTGCCGAAAAGGTCGGCATGCCTACCGATATTCAGATCCAGGCCTGGCCCCGTGTCGCCAAAGGCGAGCATGTCCTGATCACAGCTCCCACGGGCAGCGGCAAAACCTTGACGGCCTTTCTCTGGGCGCTGCAAAAGCTAATTACCGGGGATTGGCCGGGTGGCCGGGTACGGGTCCTGTATGTTTCGCCCCTGAAGGCCCTCAACAACGACGTGCGGCGCAACCTGTTGAAGCCTCTCCAGGAGTTGCGGGCGTATTTTGCAGGGGCGGGTGAGCTGTTTCCCCCTGTCCGGGTACTCACCCGGAGTGGCGACACCCCGCAAAACGAGCGCCAGCAGATGCTGCGCAGGCCGCCCGAGATCCTGATCACCACACCCGAGAGTCTCAACCTGCTGCTTAGTTCCAAAAACAACCGCCAGATTTTAAACGGGGTGGAAACGGTTATTCTGGATGAAATCCACGCCGTCCTGGACAGCAAGCGGGGCACCCACCTGATCACGGCGGTGGACCGGCTTGTCCCTCTGGCGGGAGAATTCCAAAGGATCGCCTTATCTGCCACGGTCCGGCCCCTGGAACCGGTGGCCGATTTTATGGGTGGCTTTAAAGCACGTCAAGCCGGTGAAGATTACCATTATGAGAAGCGGCCGGTGGTTATTTTGAGGTCGGCTGCCAAAAAACACTATCACTTAACCGTTGAGGCTATTGAACAGAACAATGGCGGGGTGGAGGAGGCAGAGCAGGACGCCCTCTGGCAGGCCCTGGCTGCCACCTTGACGAAGGTGGTTAAAGAAAACACCGACACCCTGGTTTTTTGCAACAACCGCCGTACGGTCGAAAAACTGACCCGCTATATCAATGATGCCGCAGGCGAGCCCCTGGTCTATTCCCACCATGGCTCACTGGCCAGGGAACTCCGCCTGGCGGTGGAACACAAGCTCAAAAACGGTGAACTGAAGGGGATTGTGGCCACCAATTCCCTCGAATTGGGAATCGATATCGGCGAACTGGACGCGGTGGTTTTGGTGCAAACCCCGCCCTCGCTGACTGCCGCCGTCCAGAGGATCGGACGGGCCGGCCACGGGGTGGGCCAGGTGAGCCGGGGGATTTTGTTTCCCATTAGCGGACGCGATTTTGTGGAAGCCGCGGTGGCTTCATGCAGCCTGCCCGGGGCCGAGATCGAGCCCGTCACACCTGTTGAAGCGCCCCTGGACGTGCTGGCGCAGGTGCTTTTGTCCATGACCGCCGCCCAGACCTGGGACGTGGATGAACTTTACGCCTTCCTCAAGACCAGTTATCCCTATCGCAACCTGCCCCGGAAGAGTTATGACCTGCTGCTGGAAATGCTGGCGGGCCGCTACGCGGACACCCGCCTGCGCGAACTCAAACCGCGGATTATCTGGGATAAGCTTGACCATACAGTCAAGGCCCGTGACGGGGTGGCCCGCCTGGTTTACCTGGGAGGCGGCACCATCCCCGACCGGGGTTACTATGATCTCCGCCTGACGGACACCAAGGCCAAGATCGGTGAGCTGGATGAGGAGTTTGTCTGGGAGCGGAGCGTGGGCGAAACCTTCATGCTGGGCAACCAGGTCTGGCGGATTATACGCGTTACGCACAATGATGTGGAAGTGGTTCCCGGTGATCAGACAATCAACATCATCCCCTTCTGGCGGGCGGAAGAGCAAAACCGGGATTTCTTTTATTCCGAAAAAATAGGCCTCTTTTTGGAAGAGGCGGATCAAAACCTGGAAACGGAATCCTTCGCGCACCGGCTGGCGGCCAAAAACACCTGGTCTGCGTACGCGGTGGAGCGGCTTATTGAATTTCTCAAACTGCAAAAAGAAGCGACGGGCCAACCCTTGCCCCACCGCCATCATATTTTAATTGAACACTTTGCCGACCCCCTGAACACGGCGGACAGCAAACAGGTTATTATGCATACTCTTTGGGGCGGTAAAGTCAACCGGCCTTTTGCCATGGCTCTGGCCGCCGCCTGGGAGCGAAAGTTCGGCTACCCCCTGGAGATTTATGTCGGCAACAACAGCATCATGTTAATGCTGCCCCACAGTTTTGCGCCGCAGGATCTTTTCTCCCTGGTCCCGCCACAAAACCTGGAGAATCTTTTGCGGAGCAAATTGGAAAGCTCAGGCTTTTTCGGAGCGAAATTCCGGGAGAACGCGGGACGCGCCTTGCTTTTACCCAGGGCCAATTTTAAAAAGCGCATGCCCCTGTGGCTCAACCGCCTCAGGGCCAAAAAATTGATGGCGGCGGTCATCTCCTATGCCGATTTTCCGATCATGCTTGAGACCTGGCGCACCTGCCTCAAGGACGAATTCGATTTGGAAATGGTCAAACAACTGCTGGACGAAATAAGCGACGGCCGGATCAGGATAAGCGAAACGGTTACCCACCAACCGTCTCCCTTCGCGTCTGATGTGATCTGGTGCCAGACCAACAAATACATGTATGAAGACGACACCCCTTTTTTCGATCAGCAGTCGGGTTTGAGCCGGGAGCTCTTGAAAGAGCTGGTGTATTCACCTCATTTGCGGCCCGAAATCCCGGAGACCCTGGTCCGGGAACTGGACGGCAAACTCAAGCGGACCGCCCCGGGGTACGCGCCCGCTGATGGGGAGGAACTATTGCTCTGGATCAAGGAACGCCTTTTCATTCCCGCTGATGAAGCGGCCTCCCTCTTCGCCGCCATGGAACAGGATCACCAGTCAACCGATCACAGTTTAACCATGGATAAGGTTAAGCGCACCCTGGGGGGCAAGGTGGCCTGGCTTCACCTGCCGGGAGCGGAACAGCCGGGCTTGTGTGCCCTAGAAATCCTGCCCAGGATCGCCGCCGGCCTGGGTGTCGGTTTTTCCGATCTTACCCTGCGCCCTTTGCTCCCTCATGCAGCCGAACAGCTGTCGGCGGGCTTGAGCAAGGCTGCCGCCCTATTTAAACAGGAGACGACCGCGGAGTCCGGGGAGTTCAGAAGCGATACCGCCCTCTTTGTGAACCAGTGGTTGTCCTATTACGGCCCCGTGCCCCGGGATTTTGTGGGCCGGCGCCTTGGTCTGCCGGCTAAAGTTTGCGCGGCCGTGCTGGCCACTCTGCTGGAAGAGGAATGTATCGTGGCGGATGTGCTTACTCAGGGAGCCGGCGAAAAAGAAATATGCGACCGGGAAAATTTGGAGCGCCTGTTTACGATGGCCAGGCGCGCCCGCCGGCCGGAATTCAAGTCTTTGCCGGTGACCGCGTTGCCCTTGTTTATGGCAACCTACCAGGGGGTTGTGGAAAAAGGGACGACCATGGAGGATTTACAAGGACGCCTGGAACAATTGTTTGGTTATGTCGGCCAGGTCCATCTTTGGGAGGAAGCCATCCTGCCCGCCCGCATGGAGCCCTATTATACCGCCTGGACGGACAGCCTCATGCAAAACAGTGATCTGATCTGGTTTGGTTGCGGCAACAAGCGGGTAGGCTTTTGTTTGCGCGAAGATTTGGAGTTGTTCCCTCCCGGCGAAGAGCGTCAGGAAGAAGAAGATGAAGCGCAGGCCCGGGCTCTTTTTCCGGACCCGTGGGGCAAATACGATTTCTTCGCACTCAGCCGGCATACGGGTTTGCCCAGTGATGATCTGGCCCAAAGGCTGTGGCGGCATGTTTGGCGGGGCAGCATCACCAACGACAGTTTTGCCGTGTTGCGCAGGGGCATCCTGACTAAATTCACACCCCTCCAGGTGGAAGGCAACCGTGGTTTCGGCCGCCGGGCGGGATACAGCCGCTGGTCTGCTTCACGTCCTTTACAGGGCAACTGGTATGCCTTGCCGAAAAACGAAGAGCGGGATCCCGTCGAGCGGGAGGAACTGGTCAAAGATAGGATCCGCCAGCTTTTTTCCCGCTACGGCGTGCTTTTCCGCGAACTGGTCCAGCAGGAATTGCCCGAGATGCAGTGGCGGCGGATTTTTCGCACGCTGCGCCTCATGGAGTTTTCCGGGGAGATTTATGCCGGGCATTTTTTTGAACAAAGCACCGGTTTGCAATTTGCTTCCCCGGAAGCAAACCGTTTTTTGCGCAAAGGATTGAACGAGGAGAGTATTTATTGGCTGAACGCCGCCGATCCGGCATCGCCCTGCGGGCTCAAGCTTCCCGGTTTGGACGAAGACCTTCCCGCCAGTCTGCCGACCAATTTTGTCGTGTTTCACGGCGCCCGGTTGAAAGTGTCGGCCAAACGCAACGGCAAAGAGCTTTTGATCAAAACCGGGCCCGATGATCCGGCAATACCCGCGTATTTCGCCTTTTGTAAAACTCTCTTAACCCGTGAGTTTAATCCATTAAAAAGCGTGGTAGTGGAATCCATCAACGGCCTGCCGGCCCTGGAAAGCCCCTATAAAAAGGCTTTACAAGGGATTGGCTTTACCGGCGAGTATAAAAGTCTGGTATTGAGACGGCAATATTAG
- a CDS encoding sensor histidine kinase: MDTKLRKSKPFTAWLCCFLAVSIITGLFITGLSALAQFNGSVDALKAPFTDYKRSIAFKERTGNYFRELFYLVAYPSTDPHRKEGTIKYLDNEGENLIYYAVNKDSGLLVKNIEGDLPQISGAEMMPDLPAGYKYYWHFDGKKVWVIEDGQPVDVERLDSGYRNIIPGEYTDKTAELVNSEVFMAVKDTLVKNPYGHSQYFMEQQFMRVLGWTYIALLVLGISLLIYAIIKRREKREFDRKLASWSGKIWLEVKIVLSLLVLGLAVAVGFSPNYSGGYSFAFEWVCGIVLVSGFTLIGLWWFYLMLVDLIFNGKSFFTHNSINSLLTWYRKYESRYSWQKSMLNRAYLLVAVEAVMALMSVMFLLAAINGSGELALLAALLIAGAGIYLIYRYLKRYDETLSDLGKLMDHVELVKNGDMKTRLEVPADSNVYPAAQNLNSIQEGIGIAVAEKIKSERMKIDLITNVSHDLKTPLTSIISYVELLNREEGLPEQASDYVKILSQKSERLKNIIQDLFDLSKANSENITLDMEQLDLARLIKQTLADMEESINGSGLTFRLNIPDGPVYIVSDGKKLYRVWENLITNALKYSLSGTRVYIDLTADGESAWAAIKNTANYEMSFSADEILQRFARGDASRTSEGSGLGLPIAQSFTQICGGRFNIKIDGDLFKVELCFKQLDIT, encoded by the coding sequence TTGGATACAAAATTGAGAAAATCTAAACCTTTTACAGCCTGGCTGTGCTGTTTTCTGGCCGTAAGTATTATTACTGGCCTTTTTATAACTGGTTTGTCTGCCTTAGCGCAATTTAATGGAAGTGTAGATGCTTTAAAAGCTCCATTTACAGACTATAAAAGAAGTATCGCCTTCAAAGAGCGAACCGGTAACTATTTTCGCGAACTCTTCTATCTGGTGGCTTATCCTTCTACAGATCCTCATCGCAAGGAAGGGACTATAAAGTATTTAGATAATGAAGGGGAAAATCTGATATATTATGCGGTTAACAAAGATAGCGGTCTATTGGTAAAAAATATCGAAGGCGACTTGCCGCAAATTTCAGGCGCAGAAATGATGCCGGACTTGCCGGCCGGCTATAAATATTATTGGCATTTTGACGGGAAAAAGGTATGGGTGATTGAAGACGGGCAACCGGTCGATGTCGAGCGGCTGGATAGCGGCTACCGGAACATTATTCCAGGGGAATACACCGATAAAACTGCTGAGTTGGTCAATAGTGAAGTCTTCATGGCCGTCAAAGATACCCTGGTGAAAAACCCGTACGGACATTCCCAATATTTTATGGAACAGCAATTCATGAGGGTCCTTGGTTGGACTTATATAGCTCTTCTGGTATTGGGAATTTCATTGTTAATTTATGCGATAATCAAGCGCCGGGAGAAGCGGGAATTTGACCGAAAATTGGCCTCCTGGTCAGGAAAAATTTGGTTGGAAGTTAAGATAGTGCTTTCCCTACTGGTTTTAGGCCTGGCTGTGGCTGTGGGATTTTCCCCTAATTATTCCGGGGGGTATAGTTTTGCATTTGAGTGGGTGTGCGGTATTGTCTTGGTCAGTGGTTTTACGCTGATTGGTCTCTGGTGGTTTTACCTGATGCTTGTTGATCTAATCTTCAACGGCAAGAGCTTTTTTACCCACAACTCAATCAATTCCCTTTTAACCTGGTACCGTAAATATGAAAGCAGGTATTCCTGGCAAAAGTCGATGCTAAACCGGGCGTATTTGCTGGTGGCCGTCGAGGCGGTTATGGCGTTAATGTCGGTCATGTTTTTACTGGCGGCCATAAACGGTTCAGGCGAGTTGGCGTTACTGGCGGCTTTATTAATAGCAGGCGCGGGTATATACCTTATTTACCGGTATCTGAAACGCTATGACGAGACATTGAGCGATCTGGGCAAGCTGATGGACCACGTTGAACTTGTTAAGAATGGTGATATGAAAACCAGGCTGGAGGTTCCGGCGGATTCCAATGTTTACCCTGCCGCGCAGAACCTTAACTCTATCCAGGAGGGTATAGGTATTGCCGTCGCCGAAAAGATAAAATCTGAACGCATGAAAATAGACCTCATAACTAATGTATCGCATGATTTAAAAACTCCGCTGACTTCTATCATCAGCTACGTGGAACTTTTAAACCGGGAAGAAGGCCTGCCCGAACAGGCCAGTGATTATGTAAAAATTCTATCGCAGAAATCGGAACGCCTGAAGAATATCATCCAGGATTTATTCGACCTTTCCAAAGCGAACAGTGAGAATATTACCCTGGATATGGAGCAACTTGATTTAGCCCGGTTGATTAAACAAACCCTGGCAGATATGGAGGAGTCTATAAACGGCTCCGGCCTCACTTTTCGGCTCAACATCCCTGATGGGCCTGTGTATATAGTAAGTGACGGCAAAAAGCTGTATCGGGTTTGGGAAAACCTGATTACAAATGCTCTGAAATATTCTCTGTCCGGTACAAGGGTATATATCGACCTGACCGCAGATGGAGAAAGCGCCTGGGCCGCCATCAAAAACACCGCCAATTATGAAATGAGCTTTAGCGCAGACGAAATACTGCAGCGCTTTGCGAGAGGAGACGCTTCCAGAACCAGCGAAGGTTCCGGGCTGGGGCTACCCATCGCCCAAAGCTTCACCCAGATCTGTGGCGGCCGTTTCAACATTAAAATTGATGGCGACTTATTTAAAGTCGAACTATGTTTTAAACAATTAGATATAACCTGA
- a CDS encoding response regulator transcription factor, which produces MEKQRVLVVDDDREIVNAIAINLLNEGYAVLKAYDGLQALDMISTQSVHLIILDVMMPKLDGLSTMLKIRAEKNIPIIILSAKSEDTDKVLGLSMGADDYVTKPFNRLELMARVKSQLRRYLSLGDVNVQARPNLLQSGGLCFDLENHTLMLDGDLVKLTAKETKIMELLMRSPGRIFPAEEIYERVWGETAYGVENTVMVHIRRIREKIEINPKEPKYLKVVWGIGYKIEKI; this is translated from the coding sequence TTGGAAAAACAACGCGTCCTGGTGGTAGATGATGACCGGGAGATAGTGAATGCGATCGCTATCAACCTGCTAAATGAGGGTTACGCGGTACTGAAGGCCTATGACGGACTGCAGGCGCTCGATATGATTAGCACTCAGAGCGTGCATTTGATTATTCTAGATGTGATGATGCCAAAACTGGATGGGCTGTCGACTATGCTCAAGATCCGCGCGGAAAAAAACATCCCCATCATTATTTTGTCAGCCAAATCTGAGGATACGGATAAAGTGCTGGGTCTGTCTATGGGTGCTGATGATTATGTCACCAAGCCGTTTAATAGACTGGAGCTTATGGCCAGGGTAAAGTCTCAGCTAAGGCGTTATCTAAGCCTGGGGGATGTCAACGTGCAGGCCAGGCCGAACCTCCTGCAATCGGGCGGGCTATGTTTCGATCTGGAAAACCACACGTTAATGCTTGATGGCGATTTGGTAAAGCTGACCGCCAAGGAAACCAAGATCATGGAGTTATTAATGCGTTCACCGGGGCGGATCTTTCCCGCCGAGGAGATTTATGAGCGGGTCTGGGGAGAAACAGCTTATGGAGTGGAAAACACGGTCATGGTACATATTCGCCGGATCCGGGAAAAAATTGAGATAAACCCGAAAGAGCCTAAATACTTAAAGGTGGTATGGGGCATTGGATACAAAATTGAGAAAATCTAA
- a CDS encoding S-layer homology domain-containing protein encodes MKRALFMFLLAATLLIAPEAGLARTPFDDIASHQALADIEAVYEKGIMIGTADNKFSPDEIVDRGQLAVCLVKTFDLNFDDLDFIKAPVPSDLYDDVDNDSWYSQASMIIGYEQIFNIADRKFKPHEAVTRADVASAITGSFAAKKLSVITTMMWPNYLDITNLTQKQQSDISFVFNTGIMRYTGNEFEPEREITRAELAAVLNRTLQTLAVASPIQEAEQGSPPASGDSVPNPPDVNTAAFKDQGDLAFIRQGLLYTLDSETGEVKQLTVSGKALQPAWSYDGQWLAFIRVTDPGSGSGQLWLVRRDGSSLHQVQDLPGLASRDSFYWSPASDMLAVAMRDGVWLVPAEGEPSRLVQSEETYNFAWSPDGKILAYNITLPSEEPQNRSDALYTIEVDSGQPVERLVAPQAGIRVTSWWPDGQGVLYWLDPLHSASLAADGMGLLSLRLDETEPKLLTSGLAHRGWQSLSPQGNLVMVSGGGRIVWAGKSLSTIDLATGSVRELSNPEGSVSIDPSFSPDGRRIAFVAAKDLGYDVWGFSKPEELADWVATRTLWLRNADGSGAHLLTAAGTGVYQPTWSKDGDRILYVRDNALWIIGTDGGEPEKVLDLFSEGEDLFGFYGYVSCRDFMAWRQP; translated from the coding sequence ATGAAAAGAGCTTTGTTTATGTTTTTGTTGGCAGCAACTCTTCTAATTGCCCCGGAGGCAGGTCTGGCCCGGACGCCCTTTGACGACATTGCGTCGCACCAGGCTTTGGCTGATATTGAAGCCGTTTACGAAAAAGGCATTATGATTGGCACGGCAGATAACAAATTCAGCCCGGACGAAATTGTTGACCGGGGACAACTGGCTGTTTGTTTGGTTAAAACCTTTGATTTGAATTTTGACGATTTAGATTTCATAAAAGCGCCTGTCCCTTCTGACTTATATGACGATGTGGATAATGATTCATGGTACAGTCAGGCTTCAATGATCATTGGCTATGAACAAATCTTTAATATCGCTGATAGAAAATTCAAACCCCATGAAGCTGTTACCAGAGCTGATGTAGCCAGTGCAATAACCGGCTCTTTTGCAGCAAAAAAGCTATCGGTTATTACCACCATGATGTGGCCGAATTATCTCGATATAACGAATTTGACCCAAAAACAACAATCCGACATCAGTTTTGTCTTTAACACCGGTATAATGAGGTACACCGGCAACGAATTCGAACCTGAACGGGAAATAACCCGTGCGGAGCTGGCGGCCGTTCTAAACCGCACTTTACAGACTCTGGCTGTCGCCTCCCCTATCCAGGAGGCGGAACAGGGAAGTCCGCCTGCCTCCGGCGATTCAGTGCCAAATCCACCGGATGTGAATACGGCAGCCTTCAAGGATCAAGGCGACCTGGCCTTCATCCGGCAGGGTTTGCTTTACACGCTTGATAGCGAAACGGGAGAGGTCAAGCAACTGACCGTGTCCGGCAAAGCGCTGCAACCCGCCTGGTCGTATGACGGCCAGTGGCTGGCGTTTATCCGCGTCACCGACCCGGGTTCCGGTAGCGGCCAGCTCTGGCTGGTACGCCGGGACGGTTCATCGCTCCACCAGGTTCAAGACCTGCCCGGGTTGGCCAGCCGCGATAGTTTTTATTGGTCGCCCGCCTCTGACATGCTGGCGGTAGCCATGCGGGACGGCGTCTGGCTGGTACCTGCGGAAGGTGAACCAAGCCGGCTGGTCCAGTCTGAGGAAACGTATAATTTTGCCTGGTCGCCTGACGGCAAAATTCTGGCATACAATATTACGCTGCCGTCGGAGGAGCCTCAAAACCGCAGCGATGCGCTCTATACAATTGAGGTGGACAGCGGCCAGCCTGTTGAACGGCTGGTGGCCCCTCAAGCCGGGATACGGGTTACCTCCTGGTGGCCCGACGGTCAAGGGGTGCTGTACTGGCTGGATCCACTCCACTCAGCTTCCCTGGCGGCTGACGGGATGGGCCTGTTGAGCCTTCGTTTAGATGAGACCGAACCTAAGCTTCTCACCAGCGGGCTTGCCCACCGCGGTTGGCAGTCCCTGTCGCCGCAGGGGAACCTGGTAATGGTATCGGGAGGAGGGCGTATAGTCTGGGCCGGAAAGAGCCTGTCGACTATAGACCTGGCAACGGGGAGCGTCCGGGAACTCAGCAATCCCGAAGGCAGCGTCTCAATCGATCCCTCTTTTTCTCCGGACGGCCGCCGGATCGCTTTCGTTGCTGCCAAGGACCTGGGCTACGACGTGTGGGGCTTTAGCAAACCGGAGGAACTGGCTGACTGGGTGGCAACGCGCACACTCTGGCTCCGGAATGCGGACGGCTCCGGCGCTCATCTTCTGACGGCCGCCGGAACGGGCGTGTACCAGCCAACCTGG